In one Halorubrum sp. CBA1229 genomic region, the following are encoded:
- a CDS encoding bacterio-opsin activator domain-containing protein, translating into MTSQDSPRADERVTYVEFALSSSEYPFVAVSEADGAAALLREFIPRGAGSYAEFFSVSGVDPESVLAQALDHPSVEARLVERFTDEALFEFVVDDGCPAVFLGESGALPCTVESRGGSGTVGAEVPPSEDVSTVVNDFTDAYPDAELRVKREQSYGTPIFGQECLRAALETDMTDRQREILGAAHDAGYYDWPREVTAEELAERFGICPATFHQHLRAAEQKLVALSLRRA; encoded by the coding sequence ATGACCTCCCAGGATTCCCCCCGGGCGGACGAACGGGTGACCTACGTCGAATTCGCCCTTTCGAGCTCCGAGTACCCGTTCGTCGCGGTGTCCGAGGCGGACGGCGCAGCGGCGCTGCTGAGGGAGTTCATCCCGCGGGGAGCGGGGAGCTACGCCGAGTTCTTCTCGGTCAGCGGCGTCGACCCCGAGTCCGTCCTCGCGCAGGCCCTCGACCACCCGTCGGTGGAGGCGCGTCTCGTCGAGCGGTTCACGGACGAGGCGTTATTCGAGTTCGTCGTGGACGACGGCTGTCCGGCGGTCTTTCTCGGTGAGTCCGGCGCGCTCCCCTGCACCGTCGAGAGCCGAGGCGGGAGCGGGACCGTCGGGGCGGAGGTCCCGCCGTCCGAGGACGTCTCGACGGTCGTAAACGACTTCACCGACGCCTATCCGGACGCCGAGCTGAGGGTCAAGCGAGAGCAGTCCTACGGGACACCAATATTCGGGCAGGAGTGTCTCCGGGCGGCCCTCGAGACGGATATGACCGATCGCCAGCGGGAGATCCTCGGAGCGGCCCACGACGCCGGGTACTACGACTGGCCGCGGGAGGTCACCGCCGAGGAGCTCGCCGAGCGGTTCGGGATCTGTCCGGCGACGTTCCATCAGCACCTCCGGGCCGCCGAACAGAAGCTCGTCGCCCTGTCCCTCAGACGGGCCTGA